Proteins from a genomic interval of Oncorhynchus clarkii lewisi isolate Uvic-CL-2024 chromosome 13, UVic_Ocla_1.0, whole genome shotgun sequence:
- the LOC139365021 gene encoding PAT complex subunit CCDC47: MRSVYLLLPTLLLLLALPVSRGRYNDDFDDGEDLADFADDNDFAEFEDVSEDTAAEPETAPPPRGAPPAQPAEDDEDEATVELEEDGQEDGFEDSDTQDQDMYSKYDPDEFDGMEKPSQSLKDPLIIHTVPAHLQNSWESYYMEILMVTGLLAYIMNYIIGKNKNSRLATAWFNSHRELLESNFALVGDDGTSKDAVSTGKLNQENEHIYNLWCSGRVCCEGMLIQLKFVKRQDLLNVLARMMRPVCDQVQIKVTLNDEDMDTFVFAVGTKKAMARMQKEMQDLSEFCSDKPKSGAKYGLPELLAILTEMGEVTDGVMDSKMVHYITNHADKIESIHFSDQFSGTKVVQEDGQPLKLPETKKTLLFTFNVPGMGNTSPKDMDTLLPLMNMVIYSIDKVKKLRLNREGKQKADKNRARVEENFLKQTHNQRQEAAQTRREEKKRAEKERIMSEEDPERQRRLEEAAQRRDQKKIEKKQMKMKQIKVKAM, translated from the exons ATGAGGAGTGTGTACCTCTTGCTGCCCACACTGCTACTTCTCCTGGCACTGCCCGTCTCCAGGGGACGCTACAACGATGACTTTGACGATGGGGAAGACCTGGCAGACTTTGCAGATGACAATGACTTTGCTGAGTTTGAGGATGTGAGCGAGGACACTGCGGCCGAGCCAGAGACGGCCCCTCCACCCCGTGGTGCCCCCCCTGCTCAGCCTGCTGAGGACGATGAGGACGAGGCCACAGTGGAGCTGGAGGAAGACGGACAGGAGGACGGCTTTGAGGATTCCGATACACAG GATCAAGACATGTACAGCAAGTACGATCCAGACGAGTTTGATGGCATGGAGAAGCCCAGCCAGTCCCTTAAAGACCCTCTGATCATCCACACA GTGCCGGCCCACCTTCAGAACAGCTGGGAGAGCTACTACATGGAAATTCTAATGGTGACGGGCCTGCTGGCCTATATCATGAACTACATCATCGGCAAGAACAAGAACAGCCGTCTGGCCACAGCCTGGTTCAACTCCCACCGAGAGCTCCTGGAGAGCAACTTTGCCTTGGTGGGTGATGATGGCACCAGTAAGGATGCAGTGAGCACCGGGAAGCTGAACCAGGAGAATGAGCACATCTACAACCTGTGGTGCTCAGGTCGAGTCTGTTGTGAGGGCATGCTCATCCAGCTTAAG TTTGTGAAGAGGCAGGACCTGCTGAATGTACTGGCCAGGATGATGAGGCCAGTCTGTGATCAAGTG CAAATCAAAGTTACTCTGAATGATGAGGACATGGATACGTTTGTGTTTGCTGTGGGCACCAAAAAGGCCATGGCCCGGATGCAAAAGGAGATGCAGGACTTG agTGAGTTCTGCAGTGACAAGCCCAAGTCAGGGGCAAAGTACGGCCTTCCTGAGCTCCTGGCCATCCTGACAGAGATGGGTGAGGTCACGGATGGTGTGATGGACAGCAAG ATGGTTCATTATATCACCAACCATGCTGACAAGATCGAGTCCATCCATTTCTCTGACCAATTTTCTGGTACAAAAGTTGTGCAAGA GGATGGACAGCCCTTAAAACTGCCTGAGACCAAGAAGACGCTGCTGTTTACATTTAATG TGCCTGGCATGGGGAACACGTCTCCCAAAGACATGGACACTCTGCTACCCCTGATGAACATGGTCATCTACAGCATCGACAAGGTCAAGAAGCTCCGCCTCAACAGAGAG GGAAAACAGAAGGCGGATAAGAACCGTGCCCGTGTGGAGGAGAACTTCCTGAAGCAGACCCACAATCAGCGCCAGGAGGCTGCTCAGACCCGacgggaggagaagaagagggctGAGAAGGAGAGGATCATGAGCGAGGAGGATCCTGAGAGACAGCGCCGCCTGGAG GAGGCTGCTCAACGTCGTGATCAGAAGAAGATTGAGAAGAAGCAGATGAAGATGAAGCAGATCAAAGTCAAAGCCATGTGA